The region TGATAAGACTGAGGTCCCTGGTTCGAGCCCAGGATGGCCCACCAAAAAAATCCCTTCTCCCGCTCCTTTCTGTATTCTCATGATTTAGTGCCCATCGCTGGCAGGCTGGCGTATTTTCTGGACAATGTCAACGCCCTAAAAATTCCATCTTGTCTCGACGCTCTCCAGCCGTAAACAGGAGCGGCGAAATGGTCAGATGACTTGGCACTCAAAATACACACTTGTGGTCAGAAGGCACTCAAATGTCCACTTTGCCTGAGAGCGACATAGAGGTTGCCGTTTCTTATCTAGAGACTCCACAATTAAATCAATGATTAGCCCGCCTGAATGGCAATCTTGGCAAGGCAGAAGGTCATCCCCGTACCCTTCTATAAAAAAGGACAGGTTATGGTTGATATTTGGCTCGTGTATTGGCCCGAGCCGTCTTGAAGAGATTTAAAAAGCAAAGGCTAGCAGACAATTGAAGACCTGCTAGCCTTCCCAACCTGGACAGCATTTGTGACAGAGGCATCACGTGCATTGGCGGTCAAGCGGAGTAGCGGCGCTCCCCCCTGCCATTATGGGCCTGCTGACTGTCCTGGAAATGACCTGAGGGACCGCCGGTTACCTCCGGTTGAGAACCTGACCAGGACTGACGCCGCTGCGCAGATTGTCGTCGGCGAGTTCAGCCCCTATTCGTAGGTCCGAATCCTGTGATAGGTGCTCTTGAAGTCTGCAGCACTGCCACGGGCCATGCTCTCATCGAGACCACCATAGCGCTCTGTCAGAATCGCCATCGCCTCTTTCCGGTAGGCATCCATGAGATAAGGGATGCCCGTGACCTTTGTGCATTCTTCGGTAAGCGACATCAAGTCATGGCGATCGATTGCAGGCACACTGAAGCAACGGGCACCCGCCATTAGCTGTTGCAGACCTACTCTAAGCTTCTGGATGTAGCTGTATATGCCCATTGCGCCCATTGGCAGATTCTTCATCTCGTCGGCACCAACGAGGTCTTTGACCTCTTCGTAGCAGACAAATATCTCCTCCGGGGTAGAGCCATACTGCCCTACGGTTTTTGGCAACTTGCCTTCTTTGAGCCACTGGGAGATGTTCTTGCCGACCATCCCCGGAATCATCAGCGCCCTTCCCATACACACTGCCTTCACGAATGGGGCCCCCAGGGCCAGCGCTTTGAAGATGCCATCCTCACTGCTGAAGCCGCCGGCAAAGGCAATATCAGGCACCCGTTCCCCCCGGTTGGCTAATCTCTGAGCGAACTCCTGGGCCGCCGAGTGCAGATACAGGCTGGGCATACCCCATTCCTCCATCATGCGCCACGGGCTCATCCCCGTACCACCAGGAGCACCGTCTATGGTGAGAAGGTCGATGTGGGCTTTTGAGCTCCACTTGATGGCCATTGCCAGCTCACGCAAGCCGTAGGCACCCGTCTTCAGGGTGATGCGACTGAACCCCAGGTCACGCAGACGCTCGACCTCAGCATAGAAACTCTCTTCGTCAATGAAGCCAAGTCGACTGTGACGTTCAAACTCCTTGAGGGAACCATCCTCGAATGCCGCCTGGTTTATTGGATGTGATGGATCAGGGGTGACGATGTAGCCCCGCCTCTGTAGTTCCAGAGCCCGCTCCAGACTGTCGACCTTTATCTCGCCACCAATACACTTGGCACCCTGACCCCACTTAAGCTCGATGCTATCAAGCCCATGCTTTGTCCTTACATATTCGGCAACTCCCAGCCGGGTATCCTCGACGTTCATCTGTACTAGAATTTCGCCGTAACCGCGGTGGTAACGGCGATATGTTTCAATGCGGCGGTCCATATCCGGTGACGATATTATCTTGCCATTGTCATCAAGTTCCAGTTGCGGGTCGATACCGCAGACATTCTCACCGCATACCAGCGTAATCCCACTCAGTGCAGCGCCGACAGCAAAGTGGTCCCAGTTTTTCCGGGCTATCTCGGTAGAACCAAGGGCACCGGTAAATATCGGCATGGCCATATTGACCTTGCTATCCCAGCCATACTCCGTCTCTGTATTCACGGCCGGGAAAATCGCCGTATCGGAATCTCCGGTAACACCCATCGGTAGCCCCTTAGCCCCGAGGGCGTAACCCTGTACATTCAGGTGTGAGTAATCAATGGGGTAATCCTTATCACCACCTGCAGTAATATCACCAAAGGGCCCGGGATAGAGTAGCTCCCGGCCACGGAAAGTTGCTCGGAATACCTCACAGTTTCCAGTGCAGCCGTCGATACAGCGGGTACACAATCCGCTCATCGGAACCACACTTCTAGAGCGATTGGCACTCTGGGTAGCATCGTTGGCATTTGGTCTTTGCAGATTCATCTTCTTTTTCCCTCCCTATACGAATGGTTTTGGTGATTCTCTATCCAGAAAACAGATGGCA is a window of Dehalococcoidales bacterium DNA encoding:
- a CDS encoding FMN-binding glutamate synthase family protein — translated: MNLQRPNANDATQSANRSRSVVPMSGLCTRCIDGCTGNCEVFRATFRGRELLYPGPFGDITAGGDKDYPIDYSHLNVQGYALGAKGLPMGVTGDSDTAIFPAVNTETEYGWDSKVNMAMPIFTGALGSTEIARKNWDHFAVGAALSGITLVCGENVCGIDPQLELDDNGKIISSPDMDRRIETYRRYHRGYGEILVQMNVEDTRLGVAEYVRTKHGLDSIELKWGQGAKCIGGEIKVDSLERALELQRRGYIVTPDPSHPINQAAFEDGSLKEFERHSRLGFIDEESFYAEVERLRDLGFSRITLKTGAYGLRELAMAIKWSSKAHIDLLTIDGAPGGTGMSPWRMMEEWGMPSLYLHSAAQEFAQRLANRGERVPDIAFAGGFSSEDGIFKALALGAPFVKAVCMGRALMIPGMVGKNISQWLKEGKLPKTVGQYGSTPEEIFVCYEEVKDLVGADEMKNLPMGAMGIYSYIQKLRVGLQQLMAGARCFSVPAIDRHDLMSLTEECTKVTGIPYLMDAYRKEAMAILTERYGGLDESMARGSAADFKSTYHRIRTYE